The segment ATCTTCATCTGCTTCGTGATCGTTCACTTCATCTACTGTCCCATCAGCCTCGCTGACATCGTCTGCCTGCCCATCTGAACCGGTTTCCGTGCAGCCCATTGAAAATGCAGCGGCCATTACCAGCAAAAGCGTCAGGCCTAATACGAAATGTTTTTTCATTTTTGTCATTCCTCATTATTAACTAAATGAACAAATGATCCGTAGATATATATCATTTATTTAAGCTACAAAATAATTCGTAGTCTTCTAAGACAGGAAAATTAGTAGAAAAAGGAAGTAAATCGAAGAAGAAAAAGAAAGGAAGATACAAACCAGATCAGGCACTTGTTGACTTGAAAACATCTTCCTTAAGGATTCCATAATCATCAAAACTAAAACGCATGGTCATGAAGATACCAATAGCCACCGTCATCACAGTGGAAACATAGATACCAACCATAATAGCCATCTGGTACTTGATCGCAAGGATAGGACTGGAACCTGCAATGATCTGACCGGTCATCATTCCCGGTAGTGCAACCAGACCGATCGTTGACATACTTGCAATGGAAGGTTTCAGTGCAAGATTGAGACTTTTTCTGGCATAGGGAAGAATTGCTTCATGCTTTTTTGCACCCAGTGACAGGCTGTACAAGTAGCGGTTCTCGTTCCTCCTGATCGTATCATAGAAATTGCTGATGCTCACAATGTTTCCCCTCAAGGAATTCCCGAGGAACATACCAAATATAGGTATCAGGTATCTGGCATCAAAGAGATGCTCGAGGTTCACTACAAAAGTATTGAAGTAAAGTATCACCAAAAAATTACCTATTATAAATGAAGCAAGTGTTGGCAATAATAACTTCCTGAGGTCAAGACCGACATCATTTATGGTGGAATGGGTTGCTGCAAGGACCATTACCAATAGCCATAGAAGATTTACGATCGAATTATTAAGGTCAAAGAGCACTGTAAGGAAAACTCCCACAAAAGCAAGTTGTACGATCATCCTAGAAGCCGAAACGATCGTTTCATGGATTATGCCAAGCTTAAGGTAATGGCTCACAAGAAGAGGAATCACGAGCAACAGGAAACAGGCTATAAGGGACAGGTAACCAATATCGACAGCATCCATTCAGACACCCACCGGTACGACCTTTACATCTTTCTTTTCCCACACATCATCGTGGGAAATTATCACAAGTGTCCATTCCTCGCGCTCAAGGAAATAATTTGCTACCTTTTCCTTCAGAGCAGCATCAAGGGATGAAGTGATCTCATCGAGGAGGTAGATGTCCTTCCCGATCAGCACTGACATGATTATGCCTATCCTCTGCTTCTCACCCCCTGAAAGGTCCTCGAAATCCATTTCAAGAACATCTTTCTCAAATCCCAGATAGACAAGAAGCCTTCTGAGCTTGGTCCTGTCCAGTTTTCCTTCATTAAAAGAGTAGGAAAACACTTCCTCGATAAATTCGTTCACTGAACCTTCATAGATGTCAAGATCCTGGGAAACATAAGCTATCCTCTTCCTCGCATCCCAAACAGTATTGCTGTCAAGAAGATGGTTGTTAAAATAGAGTCTTCCACTTGTGGGATGAGCAAAGCCCATCGGCATCTTCAAAAGTGTGGACTTCCCTGAACCTGACCTGCCTTTAAGCAGTATACGGTCACCTTTGTTGATATCAAGATCAAAGTGAGACAGTACTTCCTTCTCACCATAACGAATAGAGATATCTTCATACTTCAAGAGTTCCTGTCTCATGAGCTTTTTTTCACCTTATTATTTAGACATTTTATAGTAGGATCCATATTATTCAAATGGACAATATTTCAGATATTGTTGAAATAGTATTTAAATCCTAATGTATCTGAATCATATATGAAAGTATTTATCCAAAACGAACTTTTTTTACATATCCAATAATACCTATCTCAAATTTCATGTTATTTTAGTTGGATGAAAATTATACTCGTAACATGTGACCAAAAAGATAGCGATCTGATATAAATGAAAAACCAGAAACTCAACCTGAAACTGCTGAAAAACAAATTTGGTGTTTGCCGCCTCGAAGGAGACAGACCCATACCTGACTGGGCAGATAGTAACGACTTTTATTCCATCACCAGAACAGCAGAGGAACTATCGATAGTCTGTCCAGAGGAAAACATTCCCTCAGACATCATCTGCGAAAAGGACTGGAAATGTCTCAAGGTCGAAGGTCCTCTGGATTTCTCCCTGATCGGGATACTGGCACGTATCAGTACTCTTCTTGCAGAGGAAAAGATCAGCATTTTTGTGATCTCCACTTATGACACCGACTACATACTTGTCAGGGAAGCCAATATACAAGCAGCAGTTGAAAAACTATCAGCAAATGGTTATTAGATATCCGATGAAAAGGATTCCTGAAATGATCTGATTCTGACAATCTATTTCTGAAATTACTCCCCTGACGTTACATATATATCAAATCTTCTCAATACTTTTTAGTATGACAAAGTGGAAGAAAGCTTCAGAGGAACTGGGGGAACTGATAGGAGAATCCGTGTCCGAGTATGAGGTTGAGTTCCGGAAGATGTTCGGAAGCCCCGTCTACTTCGTGAATGGAAACATGTTCATCGGAGTTCATGGTGACGGAATCATGCTTCGCCTGCAGGAAGAAGACCAGCAGAAGCTCTATGATGAATACGACGAAGCAGCTCCTTTTACACCAAATGGCAGGCGCATGAGGGAATATGCTCTGATACCACCGGCGGTGTATGATGATGAGATCGAGTTTAGGAAATGGCTGGACATATCATACAGCTACGTAAGCTCCCTGCCGAAGAAAGAGAAAAAGGAAAAGAAGAAAAAGGCAGCTCCTAAGAAAACAAAGAAGAGCGAGAAATGATTCACTTATCACACCTTCTCTTTTTCAGGTGATATCAGATGCTTCAAGCTCTTAGAACTCGAAAAAGATTATCCATACTATTTTTACTGTCACTGTTAGCTGTTTCCATCTATGTAGCATCCACATATCTTATAATTGGCCCGGGATTGCCACCTGCTGAGATCATGGAGGAATGGTATCTGCCGGGTGGAGCTGGATATAATGAAGCAGATCTTTCTTTATTCCCGGCTATTTCCGAATACTCAGCATCCAGTCGCTACTCAAATTCCACTATCATTTGTGTGTGGTATTTCGAAAAGAAATCTTCTTTTCTGGAAGGAGAGAACAATTTATCAGAATACTTAAAGGAATCCGGACAGGTAGAGATTCTAGAAATAAATATCACAAACGAACTGGATGAAGTCATCAACAGTCGCGGTAAAAATTGGCAACCTACCAATGGACCACGGGTATTTGATGCGACCAAATACGAAGGAACAGAAACATCCGGCTACTTCATCGTCTATGAAACCCCGTTCCTTGAAACGAGCGAGAATTATTTCATAACATATTACGGTACAAAAGACACGACCAACTTCACAGGTAAGAAAAATGATCTCTTGTATCTGATGGCCCGGTCATATTATCTCGGAGAAGGAAATGTAACATCTCTGGATTTCGAAAATAATGAGGACAGGAAAAACTCCCCCCTGCCCTCTTTAATAGACTTAATTGGTTGGTACTATTGTCCTATTGCAACCTGATCCTGTTTGTATCACATATCTTCCTTGATGTACTTGCTTCTAACATATCAAATTTCACTGGATATTAAATAGGATTATTTCAACAAAATCGGAATGTAATTTCTAATACATTCTGAATATTTTATATCAAAATAAATATATGCAATAATGTTAGACTTTTATTGGGTTTGGGAATGGTAACATGAAATTCTCTTGCCTGAATCTGCTGTAAGCGGGGGCTTTCAGCTGCGATGAATAAAATAAATTAGATTAAACAAAGGGGGAGTGTTAAAGAAATGTTGTTTATTGACATAGTTTCGTGGGAACCAAAGGACCAAAATGAAATAATGAAACGTTTTGAGAACTGGGAACCTCCAGAAGGAATTGAGATTATAGGACAATGGATTGACTTGTCGAACTGTAGAACCGTTGTGGTATATGATGCAGAAGACGCTAAAGCTTATGCTGCTGCCACGTTCCCTTGGAGAGATATCTGTTACTTCGATAGCTTTCCTGTAATGGAAGCAAGTGAACTCATGGAATTCCTATCCGAGAAAATGAAATAACTTTTCGACATGATGATGATTTAAATTGGTTCGATAATCAACAGGTTGTTGGTTCATCGAAATTCTCTTTTTCCCATATTGTACAATCTCTGGACTGCAAATATCCAGATAGAAACCCTCTCATAATTAGTGTCTACTGGGCAAATGATTTTAATTAGTGTCGATTGAAGTTGTTGAGCATTTGAGAGATGCCTTATAGAGA is part of the Methanococcoides methylutens MM1 genome and harbors:
- a CDS encoding ABC transporter permease gives rise to the protein MDAVDIGYLSLIACFLLLVIPLLVSHYLKLGIIHETIVSASRMIVQLAFVGVFLTVLFDLNNSIVNLLWLLVMVLAATHSTINDVGLDLRKLLLPTLASFIIGNFLVILYFNTFVVNLEHLFDARYLIPIFGMFLGNSLRGNIVSISNFYDTIRRNENRYLYSLSLGAKKHEAILPYARKSLNLALKPSIASMSTIGLVALPGMMTGQIIAGSSPILAIKYQMAIMVGIYVSTVMTVAIGIFMTMRFSFDDYGILKEDVFKSTSA
- a CDS encoding ATP-binding cassette domain-containing protein yields the protein MRQELLKYEDISIRYGEKEVLSHFDLDINKGDRILLKGRSGSGKSTLLKMPMGFAHPTSGRLYFNNHLLDSNTVWDARKRIAYVSQDLDIYEGSVNEFIEEVFSYSFNEGKLDRTKLRRLLVYLGFEKDVLEMDFEDLSGGEKQRIGIIMSVLIGKDIYLLDEITSSLDAALKEKVANYFLEREEWTLVIISHDDVWEKKDVKVVPVGV
- a CDS encoding ACT domain-containing protein produces the protein MKNQKLNLKLLKNKFGVCRLEGDRPIPDWADSNDFYSITRTAEELSIVCPEENIPSDIICEKDWKCLKVEGPLDFSLIGILARISTLLAEEKISIFVISTYDTDYILVREANIQAAVEKLSANGY
- a CDS encoding TfoX/Sxy family protein, yielding MTKWKKASEELGELIGESVSEYEVEFRKMFGSPVYFVNGNMFIGVHGDGIMLRLQEEDQQKLYDEYDEAAPFTPNGRRMREYALIPPAVYDDEIEFRKWLDISYSYVSSLPKKEKKEKKKKAAPKKTKKSEK
- a CDS encoding DUF3303 domain-containing protein is translated as MLFIDIVSWEPKDQNEIMKRFENWEPPEGIEIIGQWIDLSNCRTVVVYDAEDAKAYAAATFPWRDICYFDSFPVMEASELMEFLSEKMK